The Vicia villosa cultivar HV-30 ecotype Madison, WI linkage group LG1, Vvil1.0, whole genome shotgun sequence genome includes a region encoding these proteins:
- the LOC131595221 gene encoding uncharacterized protein LOC131595221 — translation MATKVILINSVLNAIPIYSLSFYNVPSKVLNEIRQIQSNFLWNKKEDVRSIHWLRILNESEALWSGLLRGRYGDPGLKELIGAYSVLSKTDSIWWRDVVLSNNIVPNFLNLFTGAVISAVNSGRDTAFWKSIWMGNQLLMEAFPEEFAAGFNRNCSVAQLATASNTVHGDVVKAMVSLWKIDAPPKLQFLGWRVLHNRLATKDQLISRNILLVSSDPCCVLCSSQLETNAHLFGDCPFTDYIWQRVVFWLDPLEEVTLDEFKNFSYHVDKVKNVLKRKVVGVIWLVTIWSV, via the exons ATGGCTACTAAGGTGATTCTAATAAATTCAGTGTTGAATGCAATTCCAATATATTCATTATCCTTTTACAACGTCCCTTCAAAAGTGCTAAATGAGATTAGACaaattcaaagtaattttttatGGAATAAGAAGGAAGATGTTCGCTCCatacattgg TTGAGAATTCTAAATGAGTCAGAGGCTCTGTGGAGTGGTTTGCTTCGTGGAAGATATGGGGACCCTGGGCTAAAGGAGTTAATTGGGGCATATTCGGTGTTAAGTAAAACAGATTCTATATGGTGGCGCGACGTGGTTCTATCTAATAATATTGTGCCTAATTTCTTAAATCTGTTTACAGGGGCGGTTATTTCTGCTGTGAACAGTGGCAGAGATACAGCTTTCTGGAAATCTATTTGGATGGGGAACCAATTGCTTATGGAGGCTTTTCCTGAAGAATTTGCAGCAGGTTTTAATAGAAACTGCAGTGTGGCTCAACTG GCTACTGCAAGTAACACTGTCCACGGAGATGTTGTTAAGGCCATGGTATCCCTTTGGAAGATTGATGCTCCTCCTAAACTGCAGTTTTTGGGTTGGAGGGTGTTACACAATCGCTTAGCTACTAAAGACCAGCTTATTTCGCGTAACATTCTTCTGGTAAGTTCTGATCCTTGCTGTGTGTTATGTTCGTCACAGTTGGAAACTAATGCTCACCTCTTTGGAGATTGTCCTTTTACGGATTACATTTGGCAAAGAGTGGTGTTTTGGCTTGACCCTCTTGAAGAGGTTACTTTGGATGAATTTAAGAATTTTTCGTATCATGTTGACAAAGTTAAAAATGTCTTGAAGAGAAAGGTGGTTGGTGTCATTTGGCTAGTGACTATTTGGAGCGTGTGA
- the LOC131622806 gene encoding ervatamin-B-like has product MRISFTSNRFRIFIIFIIFTVCICLFFGIQKKKPPLLNKFSNFEIPINNYSSLSGLKLDKLPNDDDVLKLFQQWKKEHGRVYNDLDEMTKKFETFVSNLKYIVETNAKRDSPQSALLGLTNFADWSFKEFNETYMTMKSDNLTIVNDDVLELACNPPSSLDWRLKRAVTSVKDQRTCGSCWAHTAVGAIEGIVAIVTGKLISLSAQELVDCDPVSLGCGGGYLYDAFNWVLRNGGIARDSKYPYTAVKGACRSTQIPNSPTSAIYTYNHVKVSDNALLCAVAKQPIGICIYASVPEFQHYTNKIFQGRDCPVDSTYVTHCMLIVGYDSYKGYDYWIVKNSYGSGWGVQGYMYIQRNTGKKYGVCAINAWAIKLVK; this is encoded by the exons ATGAGGATTTCCTTTACCTCAAACCGATTTCGCATCTTCATCATATTCATCATATTCACTGTATGCATATGTTTATTCTTTGGCATTCAGAAAAAGAAACCACCACTTTTAAATAAATTCTCAAATTTTGAGATCCCAATTAATAACTATTCCTCTCTATCAGGTCTTAAACTTGATAAACTTcctaatgatgatgatgttttAAAACTATTCCAACAATGGAAGAAAGAACACGGACGAGTATACAACGATCTAGATGAGATGACAAAGAAATTTGAAACTTTTGTTTCAAATTTGAAGTATATCGTAGAAACTAATGCAAAGAGAGACTCACCTCAAAGTGCTCTTCTTGGTCTGACCAACTTTGCAGATTGGAGCTTCAAGGAGTTCAATGAAACATACATGACCATGAAGAGTGATAACTTGACTATTGTGAATGATGATGTTCTTGAATTAGCTTGTAATCCACCTTCATCCTTGGATTGGAGGTTAAAAAGAGCTGTTACTTCTGTTAAGGATCAAAGGACTTGTG gcaGTTGTTGGGCACACACAGCGGTAGGCGCCATAGAAGGAATAGTTGCAATTGTCACCGGGAAGCTCATCAGCCTTTCAGCGCAGGAGCTTGTGGATTGTGACCCTGTAAGTTTAGGTTGTGGTGGCGGATATTTGTATGACGCATTCAATTGGGTTTTAAGAAACGGAGGGATTGCAAGGGATAGTAAGTATCCTTATACAGCCGTGAAGGGTGCCTGCAGATCCACACAG ATTCCAAACAGTCCAACCAGTGCCATTTATACATATAATCATGTGAAGGTGTCAGATAATGCATTATTGTGTGCAGTTGCTAAGCAGCCAATTGGTATCTGTATTTATGCATCCGTGCCAGAATTTCAACATTACACAAAT AAAATATTTCAAGGTCGTGATTGCCCTGTGGATTCTACATATGTTACTCACTGCATGTTAATAGTGGGTTATGATTCTTATAAAGGTTATGATTATTGGATAGTAAAGAATTCATATGGTTCGGGTTGGGGAGTGCAAGGTTATATGTATATCCAAAGGAACACTGGCAAAAAGTATGGAGTGTGTGCAATCAATGCATGGGCAATAAAGCTAGTCAAATAA